A window of the Anthonomus grandis grandis chromosome 9, icAntGran1.3, whole genome shotgun sequence genome harbors these coding sequences:
- the LOC126740551 gene encoding POU domain protein CF1A, protein MSVFDLKRTNAFESEDSLGSPRPLTGMAATTYIPVSSVVSDIEAMNIVDRGWTSASPRSAADASEMKYLPQHHHHNHHIASSPSPGGHAAMSLSAANPWVSLQPGTDPWAASMAGMHHHPHHQDVKPLSQEMMQHHQRQQQQQSMGSPHGWPGPVASAHYHQGGAGSPLHQYHSVMNGMLAHHQAGPQLHHTLHRDMQSPHHPQHPDREVSGGEDETPTSDDLEAFAKQFKQRRIKLGFTQADVGLALGTLYGNVFSQTTICRFEALQLSFKNMCKLKPLLQKWLEEADSTTGSPTSIDKIAAQGRKRKKRTSIEVTVKGALEQHFHKQPKPSAQEITSLADSLQLEKEVVRVWFCNRRQKEKRMTPPNTLGGEMMEGMPPGHMHPGYGHHPDMHGSPMGQHSHSHSPPMLSPQGMGGHQLAAH, encoded by the coding sequence ATGAGTGTGTTCGATTTGAAACGAACAAACGCGTTCGAAAGTGAGGACTCATTGGGATCACCGAGGCCCCTGACGGGCATGGCCGCAACCACGTACATACCAGTAAGCAGTGTAGTTTCGGACATTGAAGCGATGAATATAGTGGATCGCGGTTGGACCTCGGCTTCGCCACGCTCTGCCGCTGACGCCAGCGAAATGAAGTATTTGCCACAACACCACCATCATAACCATCACATAGCGAGTTCACCGAGTCCCGGTGGACACGCCGCTATGTCGCTATCGGCCGCCAATCCGTGGGTTAGTTTACAACCAGGAACTGATCCGTGGGCGGCCAGTATGGCCGGGATGCACCATCATCCGCACCATCAAGATGTGAAACCCCTGAGTCAGGAAATGATGCAGCATCATCAGAGACAGCAGCAGCAACAAAGTATGGGATCGCCCCACGGATGGCCTGGACCGGTGGCCTCGGCCCATTATCACCAAGGCGGTGCCGGATCACCTTTGCACCAATATCATAGCGTTATGAATGGGATGTTGGCTCATCACCAAGCTGGGCCTCAATTGCACCACACTTTACACAGGGATATGCAAAGTCCTCATCATCCGCAACATCCTGACAGGGAAGTCAGCGGGGGCGAGGACGAGACGCCTACAAGTGACGACTTGGAGGCTTTCGCCAAACAGTTTAAGCAGAGGAGGATAAAGTTGGGATTTACGCAAGCAGACGTTGGATTAGCTTTAGGGACCTTATATGGAAACGTGTTCTCTCAGACGACGATATGCAGATTCGAGGCGCTACAGTTGAGCTTTAAGAACATGTGCAAATTGAAGCCTCTGTTGCAAAAGTGGCTCGAGGAGGCGGACTCCACCACCGGCTCGCCGACCTCCATAGATAAAATAGCCGCTCAGGGGCGTAAAAGGAAAAAGCGCACCAGCATAGAAGTTACCGTCAAGGGAGCCCTGGAGCAGCACTTCCATAAACAACCGAAACCCTCCGCCCAAGAGATCACCAGTCTGGCAGACAGTCTACAGCTGGAAAAAGAGGTGGTGCGAGTGTGGTTCTGTAACCGACGGCAAAAAGAGAAGCGGATGACACCCCCGAACACTCTGGGTGGTGAAATGATGGAGGGTATGCCCCCGGGTCATATGCACCCCGGATACGGACACCATCCGGATATGCACGGATCACCGATGGGTCAGCACTCGCACAGTCACAGTCCCCCCATGTTGAGCCCCCAGGGGATGGGGGGACACCAGTTAGCGGCCCATTAG